One stretch of Aquimarina sp. Aq107 DNA includes these proteins:
- a CDS encoding lytic polysaccharide monooxygenase, with protein MKKTNSKTKTLGWMISYLRKWSTPLLLCVAFIFPNFQTIFSHGTVTSPPSRVWICFQENPESPDSPACIDAVAMYGTQALYDWNEVARMDANGMHQAIIADGNLASAGRPDKYGGLDQVRDDWVATPVTPGPFTVTWTNSAPHQTLYYRVYITKASWTPDQPLTWDNLELLVETEPREASATDNIDVVLPARTGKHIIYSIWQRSLTEEAFYSTSDVDFGLTTEPQPPVALFTSDNGRCGGPDVEFDASDSFDPNGDALTYSWDFGDGTTAEGVTVSHSYTNLDSAAVTLTVSDGVFSSGVVQTIDLVVDTDCEEIICPFDTPRASPLPSVNSSYSNIYVLGDNGPNLDNIANCSINWDLGNNGLYQFSFSTNNGIPNWYNDLIEISTQNFNAPGSQLTIAGSSFVGLDGSYYVTLDGDNLVLVSTTGDFTIYCSNSDIAPQCGDIIDPVNTAPVAMLTATPTTGVTPLDVVLDASGSTDADNDTLTYSIDYGDGTFGSDATSTHTYTTGDYTAAVTVSDGNGGSDTASVMITVTDDIIDPPTGDCSFGAPIETSLVSINTSYDNVYVLGTGGPDLSNINLFTLNWNLADNGLYQFSFNLDIAPWYIDFSDATQNFNQPNPQISLVGTGIPGLDGDYFVTTDQRNFVLVAKDYTIYFSDSTTAPVCETAVNRENEIENMLFEMFPNPATGSVSIKNTTDLKNSIIMISDLSGKKLKSVRVPTSTTEMIIDISGIKSGLYLVNILDDSGSKRSLKLVIN; from the coding sequence ATGAAAAAAACAAACTCTAAAACCAAAACTTTAGGTTGGATGATTTCCTACCTAAGAAAATGGTCAACGCCTTTATTGCTGTGCGTTGCCTTTATTTTTCCAAACTTTCAGACTATTTTTTCGCACGGTACTGTAACAAGTCCTCCTAGTAGAGTCTGGATTTGTTTTCAAGAAAATCCCGAGAGTCCCGATTCGCCCGCCTGTATTGATGCTGTAGCTATGTATGGTACGCAAGCATTATATGACTGGAACGAAGTTGCACGTATGGATGCTAATGGTATGCATCAAGCCATTATTGCGGATGGTAATCTTGCTAGTGCAGGACGTCCTGATAAGTATGGTGGCCTTGATCAAGTACGTGATGATTGGGTTGCCACACCGGTTACTCCTGGCCCATTTACGGTAACATGGACAAATTCTGCTCCCCATCAAACATTGTATTATAGAGTGTATATTACGAAAGCGAGCTGGACTCCGGATCAACCTTTAACCTGGGATAACCTTGAACTTCTGGTAGAAACAGAACCGAGAGAAGCATCTGCCACTGACAATATAGATGTTGTACTTCCTGCAAGAACTGGTAAACACATTATTTATAGTATTTGGCAACGATCACTTACAGAAGAAGCTTTTTATTCTACTAGTGATGTTGATTTTGGTCTAACAACAGAACCACAGCCTCCGGTAGCATTATTTACTAGTGATAATGGTCGATGTGGCGGCCCAGATGTGGAGTTTGATGCCAGTGATTCCTTTGATCCTAACGGAGATGCGTTGACTTATTCTTGGGACTTTGGAGATGGTACAACTGCAGAAGGTGTTACCGTTTCTCATAGCTATACCAATCTAGATAGCGCTGCAGTAACCTTAACAGTTAGCGATGGTGTTTTTAGTAGCGGTGTGGTACAAACAATTGACTTAGTGGTAGATACCGATTGTGAAGAAATAATTTGTCCTTTTGATACACCAAGAGCCTCTCCTCTACCTTCTGTAAATAGTTCGTATTCAAATATTTATGTATTGGGGGATAACGGCCCTAATTTAGATAATATAGCCAATTGTTCTATCAATTGGGATTTAGGAAACAATGGTTTATACCAATTTTCATTTAGTACCAATAATGGTATTCCAAACTGGTATAATGATTTAATTGAAATATCTACACAAAACTTTAATGCTCCTGGATCACAACTTACCATTGCTGGTTCTAGTTTTGTAGGATTAGATGGAAGTTATTACGTAACCTTAGACGGAGATAATCTGGTGTTAGTTTCTACTACAGGAGATTTTACCATTTATTGTAGTAATTCTGATATAGCTCCGCAATGTGGTGATATTATTGATCCAGTAAATACTGCTCCTGTAGCTATGCTAACTGCTACTCCAACTACCGGAGTTACTCCTTTGGATGTAGTATTAGATGCTTCTGGATCAACTGATGCAGATAATGATACACTAACTTATAGTATTGATTACGGTGATGGAACTTTTGGATCAGATGCTACTTCTACACATACATACACAACAGGTGATTATACTGCCGCTGTTACGGTTAGTGACGGAAATGGTGGTAGTGATACTGCTTCGGTTATGATTACAGTTACAGATGATATTATAGATCCACCTACTGGTGATTGTTCTTTTGGTGCGCCAATCGAAACTTCTTTGGTAAGTATAAATACATCTTACGATAATGTATACGTTTTGGGTACTGGTGGTCCAGATTTAAGCAATATTAATTTGTTTACACTAAACTGGAACCTTGCTGATAATGGTTTATATCAATTTTCATTTAATTTAGATATAGCTCCTTGGTATATTGATTTCTCAGACGCTACACAAAACTTCAATCAACCGAATCCTCAAATTTCTTTGGTAGGTACTGGTATTCCTGGTTTGGATGGAGATTATTTTGTTACCACAGATCAAAGAAACTTTGTGTTAGTAGCTAAAGATTACACTATCTATTTTAGTGATTCTACCACAGCACCAGTGTGCGAAACTGCTGTAAATAGAGAGAATGAAATAGAAAACATGCTCTTTGAGATGTTTCCGAATCCTGCAACTGGTAGTGTTTCAATAAAAAACACGACGGATTTAAAAAATAGCATCATTATGATTTCTGACCTGAGCGGAAAGAAATTAAAATCAGTAAGAGTACCAACAAGTACTACCGAAATGATAATTGATATTTCTGGAATTAAATCTGGATTATATTTGGTTAATATTTTGGATGATTCTGGTAGTAAACGTAGTTTAAAACTAGTTATCAACTAA